The genomic interval GCGATTGAGCGGGGTTATGATGTGGTAATTGCAGCAGGTGGTGACGGAACGATTTATGAGGTTGTCAATGGATTAGCTCGAGCGGAGAAACGTCCGAAGCTTGGTATTATTCCGACTGGCACAACGAATGACTTTGCACGGGCCTTGCATTTACCGAAGTCGATTGAAGGTGCAGCTGATATCATTGCAGATGGACATACGATGCCGATTGATATTGGTAAAATGAATGATAAATACTTCATTAATATTGCTGGTGGAGGTCGTCTAACTGAGCTAACATATGAAGTACCAAGCAAGCTCAAAACGATGCTTGGACAACTTGCTTATTATATAAAAGGAATTGAAATGCTGCCTTCATTTAAAGCGAGTGAAGTAACGATTGAATATGACGGAAAGCTTTTTGAAGGCGAAATTATGCTATTTTTGGTAGCGAATACAAACTCAGTTGGCGGTTTTGAAAAGTTAGCACCTGATGCTTCTTTGAATGATGGCATGTTTACACTGCTCATTCTAAAAAAAGCTAATCTTGCTGATTTTGTGCGAATAGTGACGCTGGCGATACGCGGTGAGCATGTTCATGATAAAAATGTAATTTATGTTAAGGCTAATCGAATTAAAGTAACAACAAAAGAAAAAATGATGTTGAATCTAGACGGTGAATTTGGCGGAGTGACTCCGGCAGAATTTGTTAATCAATATCGCCATTTTGAAGTGTTTATTCCTCGTAATACGTTAGCAGATGATCCAGAGAATCAATAAAGGGGATGTGCTATGTTAATTAGACAAGCTGTTCAAGCGGATGCTAAAAAGGCTGTCAGGTTATTTCGTGATGCGATTAAAGATATTGCGGAAGCATTAACAGGCGAAAAAGAGGAAGAAAGAGTTTTGGCTGTACTAGCTGATTTCTTTACACAAAAAGGAAATAGACTTAGTTATGAGAATTGTACCGTATGTGAAATAGATGGTTCAGTTGCTGGGGTACTGTTAGGCTATGATGGCGGAGATGCAGAGAAATTGGATGAACCATTAGCTGCTCGTTTACGAGTGTTGAAAAACAACCCAACCTTTAAGCTGGAGAAGGAAGCAAAAGAAGGGGATTTCTATATTGACACACTATGTGTGGATTCTGCTTTCCGTGGAAAGGGAATCGGAACGAAACTCCTTCAGGTTGCGGAACAATATGCCAAAGCAAAAGGGTACAAGCGTATTTCTTTAGCTGTTGAAGAAGATAAT from Peribacillus asahii carries:
- a CDS encoding diacylglycerol kinase, whose amino-acid sequence is MKRARLIYNPTSGREAMKKGLPEVLARLEAAGYEASCHMTTGEGDATRAAEIAIERGYDVVIAAGGDGTIYEVVNGLARAEKRPKLGIIPTGTTNDFARALHLPKSIEGAADIIADGHTMPIDIGKMNDKYFINIAGGGRLTELTYEVPSKLKTMLGQLAYYIKGIEMLPSFKASEVTIEYDGKLFEGEIMLFLVANTNSVGGFEKLAPDASLNDGMFTLLILKKANLADFVRIVTLAIRGEHVHDKNVIYVKANRIKVTTKEKMMLNLDGEFGGVTPAEFVNQYRHFEVFIPRNTLADDPENQ
- a CDS encoding GNAT family N-acetyltransferase; this encodes MLIRQAVQADAKKAVRLFRDAIKDIAEALTGEKEEERVLAVLADFFTQKGNRLSYENCTVCEIDGSVAGVLLGYDGGDAEKLDEPLAARLRVLKNNPTFKLEKEAKEGDFYIDTLCVDSAFRGKGIGTKLLQVAEQYAKAKGYKRISLAVEEDNKKAQQLYTKIGYKIADRITIHHHQYQYRVKILQ